The DNA sequence TCCTCGGCCGTCTTCTTCATCTTCTGCAGCACGCGCGCGGAGATCTCCGGCGGGGCTATCTTCTTGCCGCGCACCTCGACCCAGGCGTCGCCGTTGTCGGCCTTGATGATCGAGTACGGGACCAGCTGAATGTCCTTCTGGACCTCCTTCTCGTCGAAGCGGCGACCGATCAGGCGTTTGACCGCATGCAGCGTGTTCTTCGAGTTGGTGACAGCCTGGCGCTTGGCGGACTGCCCCACCAGCACCTCGCCATCTTCGGTGAAGGCGACGATGGAAGGCGTGGTGCGGGTTCCTTCGCTGTTCTCGATCACCTTCGCCTGGTCGCCTTCCATCACGGCGACACAGGAGTTGGTGGTACCGAGGTCAATGCCGATGATCTTTCCCATGGTGTGCAGCTCCTGCGATCAATTAGGTGTTTGCGGCGTTCAACGGGGTTGTCCGCCGTCTGTCTGTCCGGGATATGGGGTGGCTGCCGGGGTTTTCAAGCGCTGCCGGAGGATTCATCCGGCGCCCGCGACACGATGACCATCGCCGGGCGGAGCACGCGACCCTGGAGCAGATAGCCCTTCTGCATCGTCATCAGCACCGTGTTGGGCCGATGTTCCGCGCTTTCCTGCGTGGTCATCGCCTGGTGCCGCTCTGGGTCGAAACGCTCGCCGGTCGGATCCACCGACTCGATCCCGAACTTGTCGAAGGCCTTGCGCAAGGCCTTCAGCGTCAATTCGGTTCCCTCGATGATGCTGCCCGCGTCCTCGGTCTTGCGCGCCGCGTCCAGCCCCATCTCGAGGCTGTCGCACACCGTCAGCAACTCGGATGCGAATCGCTCCATCGCGTACTTGTGTGCCGCCTCGAGCTCGCGTTCGAAGCGACGCCGCTGGTTTTCCATTTCCGCCTGCGCGCGCAGCAGCTGATCGCGGCGCTGTTCCGCCAGCTCCTCGAGTTCCGCGAGCCGCGCCTGGATGTCTTCGCCGCCCTCTGCCGCCGGCGCTTCGGCCGCGCTTGTCGACGTGTCCTGTGCCTCCTGGTGTACGGACTCGTGTTCCACGTTTTCCCGCTGGTTGGACATGCTTCCCTCTTGCTGGTCACGAAAACGAATCGCGGTACGCCGATGCGCCCGCGCCTCAACGGCTGTCTGGGGGCTCGTTCCGGGAATTCAAGGCGGCGCCGAGCAGGCGCGCGGTGATATCGACAATCGGGATCACCCGGTCGTAGGACATACGGGTCGGCCCGACCACCCCGAGAACGCCGACGATCTCACCGTCGACGCTGTAGGGCGCGGTGACCACCGAGCAATGCTCGAACCATTCCAGACCCGACTCCCGGCCGATGAAGATCTGGACCCGGTCGGCCCGGATACACTGATCCAGGATCGCCAGGATCTCGCGCTTCTCGTGGAACGCCTCGAGCAGCTGGCGCAGCCGCTGGATGTCGGCCAATTCGTCATAATGCAACAACTGCGTCTCGCCGGCCACCAGCACGTCGTCGGGGTCGTCGGCGCCGATCGCGCGTTCGCCGAGGTCGATCGCCGCCAGCATCATCGCATCGAGATCGCGGCGCACCGAACGCATTTCCGCAAGCAGTTGCCGGCGCACCACCTGCAGCGCCTGCCCCGCCAGGTGGGCGTTCAGGTAGTTGGCCATGCGCTGCAGCTCCGGCGGCTGATAGTCCCGCTCGAGCTCCAGCACCCGGTTCTGCACTTCCTTGCCGTCGATCACCAGAATCGCGAGCACCCGGCGTTCGCTCAGGCGCAGAAACTCGATCTGGGTCAGCGCCACGTTGCGGTTGCGCGGCAGGCGCACCATGCCGGCCAGCCGGGTCACGCTGGACAGCACGCTCCCGGCCGCGCCGAGCAGGTCCTGGGTCGTCGCGCCCCGGTGAAAGTGCGACTCGATCGCTTCCACCTGCTTGCGGTTCGGCGCCCGGATCTCGAGCAGTGCGTCGACGAACAGCCGGTATCCGGCCGCGGTCGGCACCCGCCCCGCGGAGGTATGCGGCGCATGCACCAGCCCCAGATCCTCGAGATCCGCCATCACGTTGCGGATCGTCGCCGGGCTCACGTTCAGTCCGCTGGTGCGGGCCAAGGTGCGCGAGCCGACCGGTTGACCGTCTCGGATGTAGCTCTCGATCAGCGTGCGCAGCAATGTCCGCGCGCGGGCATCGAGTTGGAATTCCTGCATGCCTCGCTCTCGTGTCAGCGCTTGGGGTCGGTGAGTGCCAGCCCAGTCTATGCCATGGCCCTGGGCAGTCAAGACTGCCGCAAACCGGCTGCTGAAGACCCCGGGTGCGCGCACCCGCGGTTTTCCGGATAATGCAGCGATGCAAGCAACCTTCGGCACGATCGGGCTGGTCGGCAAGGGCGACGATTCCCGGACCGCCCCGCTGGTATCGACCCTGCTCGACGCATTGCACCAGCGCAGTCTGGGCGTAATCATCGAGCAAGGCATCGGAGATTGCGAACACCCCTCCGGGTGTACGGTGGCTCCGCTCGCGGAACTGGCTGGAACGGCCGACCTGATCGTGGTGATCGGCGGCGACGGTACGCTGCTTGCGACCGCACGCGCAACGGCCGCGTACGGCACGCCGATACTCGGGATCAACCTCGGACGCCTGGGGTTTCTGGTCGACGTATCACCGGACCGGGCAGTGGCCGAACTGAACGAGGTACTCGACGGCGCCTACGAGGTCGAGCCGCGCGCGATGCTGCAGACCACG is a window from the Thioalkalivibrio paradoxus ARh 1 genome containing:
- the grpE gene encoding nucleotide exchange factor GrpE, with amino-acid sequence MSNQRENVEHESVHQEAQDTSTSAAEAPAAEGGEDIQARLAELEELAEQRRDQLLRAQAEMENQRRRFERELEAAHKYAMERFASELLTVCDSLEMGLDAARKTEDAGSIIEGTELTLKALRKAFDKFGIESVDPTGERFDPERHQAMTTQESAEHRPNTVLMTMQKGYLLQGRVLRPAMVIVSRAPDESSGSA
- the hrcA gene encoding heat-inducible transcriptional repressor HrcA, which gives rise to MQEFQLDARARTLLRTLIESYIRDGQPVGSRTLARTSGLNVSPATIRNVMADLEDLGLVHAPHTSAGRVPTAAGYRLFVDALLEIRAPNRKQVEAIESHFHRGATTQDLLGAAGSVLSSVTRLAGMVRLPRNRNVALTQIEFLRLSERRVLAILVIDGKEVQNRVLELERDYQPPELQRMANYLNAHLAGQALQVVRRQLLAEMRSVRRDLDAMMLAAIDLGERAIGADDPDDVLVAGETQLLHYDELADIQRLRQLLEAFHEKREILAILDQCIRADRVQIFIGRESGLEWFEHCSVVTAPYSVDGEIVGVLGVVGPTRMSYDRVIPIVDITARLLGAALNSRNEPPDSR